A single genomic interval of Vicinamibacterales bacterium harbors:
- a CDS encoding M14 family metallopeptidase — MTRTFVRRLCGSGLLLAYALVTPGIGSAAAVRAPQSGARSAATPATAAKAAAKAWPKTRPEATGFAETSRYDDVMAFMKAMAGASPQIHLTTYGYTFEGRPMPLAVVGAPDGTPESVLATKKIRIYIQANIHAGEVEGKEALLWMLRSIAKGERAEWFKSVVLLINPIYNADGNERVTVANRGSQNGPIGGMGQRANAQNLDLNRDCVKLESAEARSLARLLTRYDPHMAIDLHTTDGTPDSGFYLTYETSLSPNDSKATVGLLRDTLLPQVTRTIKAKHGWDYFYYGGVMRGSAERAWASDEDLAKPRYTSTYFGVRNRLGILVETYSYASFEDRIKANYWFLEEVIDFVVKNGEVVRKAVATADGESIVGKQLAVREKLVKSPAPVQVVFADTLTERNPYVADRPIRRMVPGTQRTESMGHYATTEPTETSVVPAAYIVPAVSLAPVPSGSPFGPSLSPAARSFNAVIDRLEAHGVQYVRTTRPLAVKGERFRIESNTLAAREYQGTHKMRTLTGTWDASEQSVPVGSIVVPMDQPLARLAFLLFDARSDDGLMAWNILDGLMGEKPEFYPVLRTMGKVQ, encoded by the coding sequence ATGACACGTACCTTCGTGAGGCGACTGTGCGGGAGCGGCCTCCTGCTGGCGTATGCGCTCGTGACGCCCGGCATCGGGTCGGCTGCGGCGGTACGGGCACCCCAATCGGGTGCGAGGTCTGCGGCGACACCAGCCACAGCGGCGAAGGCCGCAGCGAAGGCCTGGCCCAAGACGCGGCCCGAGGCCACCGGGTTTGCCGAGACGAGCCGCTACGACGACGTCATGGCGTTCATGAAAGCGATGGCCGGCGCGTCGCCGCAGATCCACCTCACCACCTACGGCTACACGTTCGAGGGACGGCCGATGCCGCTCGCGGTCGTCGGCGCACCCGACGGCACGCCCGAGAGCGTGCTGGCGACAAAGAAGATCCGCATCTACATCCAGGCCAACATCCACGCCGGCGAGGTGGAAGGCAAGGAAGCGTTGCTCTGGATGCTGCGGTCGATTGCCAAGGGCGAGCGGGCCGAGTGGTTCAAGTCGGTCGTGCTACTCATCAATCCGATCTACAACGCCGACGGCAACGAGCGGGTCACCGTGGCCAATCGGGGCAGCCAGAACGGTCCGATCGGCGGGATGGGGCAGCGCGCCAACGCACAGAACCTCGATCTCAACCGCGACTGCGTGAAGCTCGAGTCGGCCGAAGCGCGGTCGCTCGCGAGACTCCTCACACGGTACGACCCGCACATGGCGATCGACCTCCATACGACCGACGGCACCCCGGACAGCGGCTTCTACCTGACCTACGAAACGTCCCTGAGCCCGAACGACTCGAAGGCAACGGTGGGTCTCCTGCGCGACACCCTCCTGCCTCAGGTGACCCGGACGATCAAGGCGAAGCACGGGTGGGACTACTTCTACTACGGCGGCGTCATGCGAGGCAGCGCCGAGCGCGCGTGGGCCTCCGACGAAGACCTCGCGAAGCCCCGGTACACGTCGACGTACTTCGGCGTCCGCAACCGCCTGGGCATTCTCGTGGAAACGTACTCGTACGCCTCGTTCGAGGACCGCATCAAAGCGAACTACTGGTTCCTCGAAGAGGTCATCGACTTTGTCGTCAAGAACGGGGAGGTCGTGCGCAAAGCCGTCGCGACCGCCGACGGCGAATCGATCGTCGGCAAGCAGCTCGCGGTCCGCGAGAAGCTGGTGAAGTCGCCGGCGCCGGTGCAGGTCGTGTTCGCCGACACGCTGACCGAACGGAATCCCTACGTGGCCGATCGCCCGATCAGGCGCATGGTGCCGGGGACGCAGCGCACGGAGTCGATGGGGCATTACGCGACGACCGAGCCAACCGAGACGAGTGTCGTGCCGGCGGCCTACATCGTGCCGGCTGTGTCACTGGCCCCGGTGCCGTCTGGCTCGCCCTTCGGTCCGTCGCTCTCGCCGGCGGCGCGTTCGTTCAACGCCGTCATCGACCGGCTGGAGGCGCACGGCGTGCAGTACGTGAGGACGACAAGGCCGCTGGCGGTGAAGGGGGAGCGCTTTCGCATCGAATCGAACACGCTGGCCGCACGGGAGTACCAGGGCACGCACAAGATGCGGACGTTGACCGGCACGTGGGACGCCTCAGAACAGAGCGTGCCGGTCGGGTCGATCGTCGTTCCGATGGATCAGCCCCTCGCGCGTCTCGCATTCCTGTTGTTCGACGCCCGGTCCGACGACGGTCTGATGGCGTGGAACATCCTGGACGGGCTGATGGGTGAAAAGCCAGAGTTCTATCCGGTGCTCAGGACGATGGGCAAAGTGCAGTGA